In the Nitrospirales bacterium LBB_01 genome, one interval contains:
- the glgA gene encoding glycogen synthase gives MKALILTNEYPPNVYGGAGVHVEYLSREMSRLIDVDVRCFGNQDSGPGNLKVNGFSFDPKLFENTDKQLKSVFTALYNCVMMNSTPIDADVIHCHTWYTHFGGITARKSYNIPLFITTHSLEPLRPWKREQLGHGYDMSVWIEKTALNMADSIVAVSEGMKQDIIRLFDIDEKKITVIYNGIDTDEYKPTQSEEILTEYGIDPNKPYVLFVGRITRQKGIIHLVNAISHINDEVQIVLCAGQPDTPEIKAEMEAGVKKIQQKRKNIIWIQKMVPKPHIIPIYSHASVFCCPSIYEPFGIINLEAMACSIPVVASAVGGIVEIVQDGITGTLVNLEQLKECPFEPVEPNVFSKDLANAINKILDDKALRLNMGLSGRTRAEQHFSWKTIAREVVDLYSKYI, from the coding sequence ATGAAAGCATTGATATTGACAAACGAATATCCACCGAATGTTTACGGCGGAGCCGGTGTGCATGTGGAGTACCTAAGCCGTGAGATGTCTAGGCTTATTGATGTAGATGTAAGGTGTTTTGGTAATCAGGACTCAGGCCCTGGAAATTTAAAAGTGAACGGCTTTAGCTTTGACCCAAAACTGTTTGAAAATACAGATAAACAGTTGAAGTCAGTTTTTACTGCCCTCTACAACTGTGTGATGATGAACTCAACCCCAATTGATGCAGACGTTATTCACTGCCACACATGGTACACACATTTTGGCGGCATTACCGCAAGAAAATCCTATAATATTCCTCTTTTTATAACAACTCACTCACTTGAACCACTGAGGCCGTGGAAACGTGAACAGTTGGGACACGGCTACGATATGTCGGTATGGATTGAAAAAACCGCACTTAACATGGCTGATTCCATAGTGGCAGTCTCAGAGGGAATGAAACAGGATATAATAAGGCTTTTTGATATAGACGAAAAAAAGATAACCGTAATTTATAACGGCATTGATACGGATGAGTATAAACCAACGCAGTCAGAGGAGATACTGACAGAGTACGGCATTGACCCCAACAAACCGTATGTGCTTTTTGTAGGCAGAATCACAAGACAAAAGGGCATAATACATCTGGTAAATGCTATCTCTCATATAAATGACGAGGTTCAGATTGTGCTTTGTGCCGGCCAGCCGGACACTCCTGAGATTAAGGCTGAGATGGAGGCTGGTGTAAAGAAAATTCAACAAAAACGGAAAAATATTATCTGGATACAAAAAATGGTACCCAAACCGCATATAATTCCCATTTATTCCCATGCCTCGGTTTTCTGCTGTCCGTCCATTTATGAACCCTTTGGAATAATAAATCTTGAAGCTATGGCCTGCTCGATACCGGTTGTGGCCTCTGCTGTAGGCGGCATTGTGGAGATAGTACAGGACGGGATAACCGGCACACTGGTCAACCTTGAGCAGCTTAAAGAGTGCCCCTTTGAACCTGTTGAGCCAAATGTGTTTTCAAAAGACCTTGCAAATGCCATAAACAAAATTCTTGACGATAAAGCGCTCAGGCTAAATATGGGACTATCTGGTAGGACACGAGCTGAGCAGCACTTCAGTTGGAAAACTATTGCAAGAGAAGTAGTTGATTTATATAGTAAATATATATAA
- a CDS encoding hemerythrin family protein codes for MSLITWNDNLSVGVKELDDQHKKLIALINELFDAVTARKGKDALGPVLSELVEYTKYHFGNEERLFATHGYVNAAAHKQEHDDLTQKVISFDAQFKAGRAMVDLLLMNFLKDWLTKHIVGTDKKYSAFLNEKGIK; via the coding sequence ATGTCACTGATTACATGGAATGACAATTTGAGTGTGGGAGTAAAGGAGCTGGATGACCAGCACAAGAAACTGATAGCTTTAATAAATGAGCTGTTTGACGCCGTAACGGCAAGAAAAGGCAAGGATGCGCTCGGACCGGTGTTAAGCGAACTGGTAGAGTACACAAAGTACCACTTTGGCAATGAGGAGAGATTATTTGCGACGCATGGTTACGTAAATGCAGCTGCTCACAAGCAGGAGCATGATGATTTAACGCAGAAGGTTATTAGCTTTGATGCTCAGTTTAAAGCCGGACGCGCTATGGTGGATCTGTTGCTAATGAATTTTCTGAAAGACTGGCTTACCAAACACATCGTAGGCACAGATAAGAAGTACTCGGCCTTTTTAAACGAGAAGGGTATAAAATAG
- a CDS encoding glycosyltransferase, translated as MKILHLSTYDTHGGASRAAYRIHAGLKSRGVESCMLVQRKFSNDQTVEPIEVYKTKANLKRRLFSKIEELPLKIYKRTVNYYLPLLQDNIADNPLIAAADIIHLHWILYGFVRPDFLLKLRKPVVWTVQDMWPFTGGCFYSFDCNGYERSCGNCPELNSKFKIDYSYWLLKLKEKLWKNINFTVVAPSNWLASCASKSALFSAKPIRMIPSSLDTALFTPTEKKAARDILKLPQDKKIVLLGAVVTTDKRKGYQYLTDALKKHVCTFDVMIFGMQDKDNPLNINSKVYNMGFINNDAQLSLIYSAADVFVVPSIQEAFGLVAIEAMACATPVVAFNATGLPDVIKHKQTGYLAQPYDADDLYNGILWVLEDETRLNDLSINAVERVKSNFTYAVQSERYVKLYEEILS; from the coding sequence ATGAAAATCCTCCACTTAAGCACATACGACACGCACGGAGGCGCCTCCAGAGCAGCATACAGAATTCACGCAGGTTTAAAGAGCCGCGGGGTTGAATCTTGTATGCTTGTGCAAAGAAAATTCAGCAATGATCAAACAGTTGAACCAATAGAGGTTTATAAAACAAAAGCAAATCTGAAGCGCAGGTTGTTTTCAAAAATTGAAGAGCTCCCCTTAAAAATTTATAAAAGAACCGTAAACTACTACCTGCCGCTTCTTCAGGATAATATTGCTGATAACCCCCTCATAGCTGCCGCCGATATAATCCACCTGCACTGGATTTTGTACGGGTTTGTACGACCGGATTTTTTATTAAAACTGAGAAAACCTGTTGTCTGGACAGTACAGGATATGTGGCCGTTTACCGGCGGATGTTTTTACTCTTTTGACTGCAACGGGTATGAAAGAAGCTGCGGAAACTGTCCGGAACTTAACAGTAAATTTAAAATTGACTACTCATACTGGCTGCTAAAACTAAAGGAAAAGCTATGGAAAAATATTAACTTTACAGTGGTAGCGCCATCAAACTGGCTGGCATCGTGTGCATCAAAAAGTGCACTTTTCAGCGCTAAACCTATACGTATGATTCCAAGCTCTTTAGATACGGCTCTGTTCACACCTACAGAGAAAAAAGCGGCAAGAGATATTCTCAAACTGCCTCAAGATAAAAAAATTGTTCTCCTTGGAGCCGTAGTAACTACCGATAAACGTAAAGGATATCAGTACCTGACAGATGCGCTAAAGAAGCATGTGTGCACTTTTGACGTCATGATTTTTGGAATGCAGGATAAGGATAATCCTTTAAATATTAACTCTAAAGTCTATAACATGGGTTTTATAAACAATGATGCACAGCTTTCGCTGATATATTCTGCGGCAGATGTTTTTGTTGTGCCTTCAATTCAGGAGGCATTTGGACTTGTTGCCATTGAAGCTATGGCCTGTGCTACACCGGTTGTCGCCTTTAATGCCACAGGTCTGCCGGATGTGATTAAACACAAACAAACCGGCTATTTAGCTCAACCCTATGACGCTGATGATTTATACAACGGAATCTTATGGGTGCTTGAAGACGAAACCAGATTAAATGATCTGTCAATTAACGCAGTTGAGCGGGTTAAGTCCAATTTCACATACGCTGTCCAGTCGGAAAGATACGTTAAACTATATGAGGAGATACTGTCTTAA
- the ychF gene encoding redox-regulated ATPase YchF, with protein sequence MKIAITGLVNSGKTTIFNALTGLSLETSIYPSTPSEPHPGLVKVPDARIDTLSSIYKPKKTTYSTVEYIDFIGISKGGLLQNRKSFDAIKDADALVETIRVFKDESVVHQENSIDPVRDALNVEMELIFADFDLVEKRIAKMEDGSKRGKKPDEVEMKLLQKCRDYLEREVPLRAAEFSEVELKGLRHLQFVSIKPKIIVLNMGEGDAPPEDIVSQISQKLKLQPQFIMPVYGKIEMEIGQLSPEEAREFLDELKIEEPALNKLIRASYALLGAISFLTVGQDEVRAWTIRGGSTALEAAGKIHSDIERGFIRAEIVSYTDFMAAGTMPDAKKAGTVRLEGKTYVVNDGDIVNFRFNV encoded by the coding sequence TTGAAAATAGCAATAACCGGACTTGTTAACTCCGGGAAAACCACTATATTTAATGCACTAACAGGCTTAAGTCTTGAGACGTCCATATACCCCTCAACACCCTCTGAGCCGCACCCAGGTCTTGTAAAAGTACCTGACGCAAGGATTGATACCCTTTCAAGTATCTATAAACCAAAGAAAACCACTTATTCAACCGTAGAGTACATAGACTTTATTGGAATATCAAAGGGAGGGCTTCTCCAAAACAGGAAATCCTTTGACGCTATAAAAGACGCCGACGCTCTTGTTGAAACTATCCGGGTATTTAAGGATGAGTCGGTAGTACATCAGGAAAACTCAATAGACCCCGTCCGTGATGCTCTTAATGTCGAGATGGAGCTGATTTTTGCAGACTTTGACCTGGTTGAAAAACGTATTGCCAAGATGGAGGACGGCTCTAAACGGGGCAAAAAACCCGATGAAGTGGAAATGAAGCTGCTTCAAAAGTGCAGGGACTATCTTGAGCGTGAGGTGCCGCTTAGAGCCGCTGAGTTTTCAGAGGTGGAACTGAAAGGGCTTCGCCATCTTCAGTTTGTATCAATCAAACCAAAAATAATTGTTCTCAATATGGGTGAGGGCGATGCGCCGCCTGAGGACATTGTGTCACAGATTAGCCAAAAACTAAAACTCCAGCCGCAGTTTATAATGCCAGTGTATGGCAAAATAGAGATGGAAATAGGACAGCTCTCTCCAGAAGAGGCAAGGGAGTTTCTTGATGAGTTAAAAATAGAGGAGCCTGCTCTTAATAAATTAATACGCGCTAGTTATGCTCTGCTTGGGGCTATTTCTTTTTTAACCGTAGGACAGGATGAGGTGCGTGCGTGGACCATAAGGGGCGGCTCCACAGCGCTTGAGGCTGCAGGCAAAATCCACTCCGACATTGAAAGAGGGTTTATTCGTGCTGAGATCGTCTCCTATACAGATTTTATGGCAGCAGGCACAATGCCTGACGCCAAGAAGGCTGGCACTGTCCGACTTGAAGGAAAAACTTATGTCGTAAACGATGGAGATATTGTAAATTTTCGTTTTAATGTGTAA
- a CDS encoding SprT family zinc-dependent metalloprotease has protein sequence MYDSGAGNADGFDRLKRCIEKAVGISTNLTITDNSSSLLTITTKDKTLVVRAHKMFLTAPFGVMKEIANIASNKKTKNSVIKKYIKDNADSIKTPPINRKRTVITQGKFHDLREMFDAVNSTYFGGSISCVITWARRSSMGFAKRRRLGAYNSELGIITINPVLDKPLIPRYIVEYIIYHEMLHIGVGVRRGKNKRSVHFREFKELERQFKDYEAVVSFIKGNFDLFH, from the coding sequence ATGTATGACTCAGGTGCAGGTAATGCTGATGGTTTTGACAGATTAAAAAGGTGTATTGAAAAGGCTGTGGGCATATCTACCAACCTCACCATAACCGACAATTCCTCAAGCCTTCTTACAATAACCACTAAGGATAAAACGCTTGTAGTGAGGGCACACAAGATGTTTCTTACGGCGCCTTTTGGCGTTATGAAAGAAATAGCCAATATTGCCTCAAACAAAAAGACAAAAAACTCCGTTATAAAAAAATATATCAAAGACAATGCTGACTCAATTAAGACCCCGCCTATCAACCGCAAAAGAACTGTCATTACACAGGGAAAATTTCACGACCTCAGGGAAATGTTTGACGCCGTTAACAGCACATACTTTGGGGGCAGCATCAGTTGTGTTATAACGTGGGCAAGACGCTCATCTATGGGATTTGCAAAGAGGCGCAGGCTTGGCGCTTACAACTCCGAACTCGGTATTATTACCATAAATCCAGTATTGGATAAACCGCTTATACCGAGATATATTGTAGAATATATTATTTACCACGAGATGCTGCATATCGGTGTCGGCGTAAGAAGAGGAAAAAACAAACGCAGTGTGCACTTTAGAGAGTTTAAAGAGTTGGAGAGACAGTTTAAAGATTATGAAGCCGTTGTGAGTTTTATAAAGGGTAATTTTGACTTGTTTCATTGA
- a CDS encoding phasin family protein yields the protein MIMDTLKEFAMAALGAQEMVKQFVEDLVKKGELSESQGMKMVKEWSERIGKTGSELSSNMTETISSILEKMNLATKDDVEKLSKKVNSLSARLSVLEGTHDEQKKP from the coding sequence ATGATAATGGATACTCTTAAAGAGTTTGCGATGGCAGCGCTTGGCGCTCAGGAAATGGTAAAGCAGTTTGTCGAGGATTTGGTAAAAAAGGGAGAATTGAGTGAGTCTCAGGGCATGAAAATGGTCAAAGAGTGGTCAGAAAGAATTGGTAAGACCGGCAGCGAACTCTCCTCAAATATGACAGAGACCATCAGCTCGATTTTAGAGAAAATGAACCTTGCTACAAAGGATGATGTTGAAAAGTTAAGTAAGAAAGTGAATTCACTCTCGGCGCGTCTCAGCGTCCTTGAGGGCACACACGATGAGCAGAAGAAGCCATAA
- the topA gene encoding type I DNA topoisomerase, producing MALKLLIVESPAKAKTIEKILGKDFTVKASVGHILDLPKKVLGVDRENGYEPEYITIPGKEKITSELKEAAKKAEEVYLAPDPDREGEIIAWHISTIIAQNKGKQPKMFRVTFNEITERAVKEAMTRPANIDMNKVNAQQARRVLDRLVGYGLSPMLWKKISFGLSAGRVQSVAVRLIVDREREIEAFKKEEYWSLTASFLADVEPSFPARLHKYEGITVIEKSPKGNKFFITKEEQAAKIREGLLTETYTLKSVDKKEKKRMPAPPFITSTLQQEAIKRLRFTAKRAMSIAQKLYEGVSLGKEGSVGLITYMRTDSVRTAPEAVAWAREYIEKTFGKKFVPDKPHTFKTKSSAQDAHEAIRPTYVTYPPETIKKHLKPEEFALYELIWKRFMASQMAQAELLQTSFDILDSTEKALFRASGTIIKFKGFLALYSESLESDENGESSVLPALSGGEKLKLLELKPEQHFTQPPPRYTEASLVKTLEEKGVGRPSTYAAILSTIGERQYVNKEEGKFKPTELGKIVNDLLVKRFPELIDITFTAKMEDDLDKVEEGSIRWNSLIEDFYPPFKKELDEASGAKDRVKPEDIPTEEVCDKCGMAMVKKWSKNGWFLSCSGYPKCKNAKPLDDEQNGSGSAPVEQTDEICDKCSSPMIIKTGRFGRFMACSGYPGCKNIKPIPTGLKCPEDGGDIIERKATKGKFPGRLFYSCSNYPECKFISNYKPVNESCPHCNAKAMYEKKNKAGDTIIFCQNKDCKNKAADAD from the coding sequence ATGGCATTAAAACTTTTAATAGTGGAATCTCCTGCAAAGGCAAAAACAATAGAGAAAATACTGGGTAAGGACTTTACGGTAAAGGCATCGGTTGGTCACATTCTGGATTTACCAAAAAAGGTGCTGGGTGTGGACAGAGAAAACGGCTATGAACCTGAGTACATCACAATCCCCGGTAAAGAGAAAATCACATCGGAACTAAAAGAGGCAGCCAAAAAAGCCGAAGAGGTCTATTTAGCTCCTGACCCTGACAGAGAGGGTGAGATTATAGCCTGGCACATATCGACAATAATAGCGCAAAACAAAGGCAAGCAGCCTAAAATGTTCAGGGTGACCTTTAATGAGATAACAGAACGTGCGGTAAAAGAAGCAATGACCCGTCCGGCAAATATTGATATGAACAAGGTCAATGCTCAACAGGCCAGACGAGTGCTGGATAGGCTTGTCGGCTATGGGTTAAGCCCAATGCTGTGGAAAAAGATAAGTTTTGGACTAAGCGCCGGCAGGGTGCAATCGGTAGCGGTGCGGCTGATTGTTGACAGGGAAAGAGAGATTGAAGCGTTCAAAAAAGAGGAGTACTGGTCATTAACCGCCTCATTTCTTGCCGATGTTGAGCCCTCATTTCCGGCAAGACTGCACAAATATGAAGGTATAACTGTTATAGAGAAATCCCCGAAGGGTAACAAATTTTTTATTACCAAAGAAGAACAGGCAGCGAAAATAAGAGAAGGTCTTTTAACCGAGACTTACACGCTTAAAAGTGTGGACAAAAAGGAAAAAAAGAGAATGCCTGCTCCACCCTTTATAACCAGCACACTTCAACAAGAGGCAATCAAACGGCTTCGCTTTACGGCAAAAAGGGCTATGAGTATAGCGCAAAAGCTTTACGAGGGTGTGAGTTTGGGGAAGGAGGGCTCGGTTGGGTTAATAACCTACATGCGAACGGATTCTGTCCGCACAGCACCCGAGGCGGTGGCGTGGGCTAGGGAGTATATAGAAAAGACCTTTGGTAAAAAGTTTGTACCAGATAAGCCCCATACATTTAAAACCAAGAGCTCAGCTCAGGACGCCCATGAGGCTATACGACCGACATACGTTACGTATCCTCCTGAGACGATAAAAAAGCACCTTAAACCAGAGGAATTCGCTCTGTATGAGCTTATCTGGAAGCGTTTTATGGCAAGTCAGATGGCACAGGCAGAGCTTCTTCAGACCTCGTTTGATATATTGGACAGCACTGAGAAAGCGCTGTTTAGAGCATCAGGCACGATAATTAAATTTAAGGGATTTCTGGCGCTCTACTCCGAATCGCTTGAAAGTGATGAAAATGGTGAAAGCTCCGTATTACCGGCACTAAGTGGAGGAGAGAAACTAAAACTCCTTGAACTTAAACCTGAACAGCATTTCACACAGCCCCCACCCAGATACACCGAGGCCTCCCTTGTTAAAACTCTTGAGGAAAAAGGTGTTGGCAGACCCAGCACTTATGCCGCTATTTTATCCACCATAGGGGAACGACAGTATGTTAACAAGGAGGAGGGAAAGTTTAAACCCACTGAGCTTGGAAAAATTGTAAATGATTTACTGGTTAAGCGATTTCCGGAGCTGATTGACATAACCTTTACGGCAAAAATGGAGGACGACCTTGATAAGGTAGAAGAGGGGAGTATTCGTTGGAATTCTCTCATAGAGGACTTCTACCCGCCGTTTAAAAAGGAGCTGGATGAGGCCTCAGGAGCTAAGGACAGGGTTAAGCCAGAGGATATTCCCACAGAGGAGGTTTGTGACAAGTGTGGGATGGCAATGGTAAAAAAATGGAGTAAAAACGGCTGGTTTCTTTCCTGCAGCGGTTATCCAAAGTGTAAAAACGCAAAGCCCCTTGACGACGAACAAAACGGCTCAGGCAGCGCTCCGGTAGAACAGACCGATGAGATATGCGATAAGTGCTCCTCCCCTATGATTATAAAGACCGGCAGATTCGGCAGATTTATGGCCTGCTCCGGCTACCCCGGCTGCAAAAACATAAAGCCAATCCCTACCGGACTAAAGTGCCCTGAGGATGGAGGGGATATTATAGAGAGAAAGGCCACAAAAGGGAAATTCCCGGGACGGCTATTTTATAGTTGCAGCAACTACCCTGAGTGCAAATTTATCTCTAACTACAAACCGGTCAATGAAAGCTGCCCGCACTGTAACGCAAAAGCTATGTACGAAAAGAAAAACAAAGCCGGCGATACGATTATCTTCTGTCAAAACAAAGACTGTAAAAACAAAGCAGCAGATGCTGACTGA
- a CDS encoding AarF/ABC1/UbiB kinase family protein — protein MFSEILKLTKTYKNINRITQILNILAKHGFGQFIEQLNLNRLIPFRKRLKILAQSEIIETTIAERLRRAFSDLGPSFIKLAQILSSRPDLITEKYAAEFAKLQDEVPPFAYASVRETIEKDLHMPIEEIFAEIEETPVAAASVSQVHRAVLNDGTKVVVKVQRPHIRQTIETDINIMRFLASLMLKYMPGTDIFNPLGIVEEFAKTIKRELNFMEEAKNVQRFARNFKDIENVKIPILYPAYTSERVIVLERIEGIRINDVKSMEKFGFDKSAIAENLVNAYFKMILEDGFFHADPHPGNLFITEDAVIGIVDFGMVGWLTPDVMESIAGILIAIVNKDFESLVDEFITIGMVTEEVDIDRFRREFLNDMMEILIPLYDTALAEINFAEYLDTITKVSLKHKLKIPSSLLLIDKCMLMVDSIVREIDKDFNFITASAPYTAMLIRKKYGPKKMYAKVGKNLSDLADSIVDTPKKLRVLLRKMINNEFSVKFNIIGIERLIRDFDRSTNRLSFSIVTASIIMSSAILTMSGIGAKIFDMPAIGTLGFVISFFLGIWLIISIIRSGRL, from the coding sequence ATGTTTTCTGAAATCCTGAAACTAACTAAAACCTACAAAAACATAAACAGAATAACTCAGATTCTGAACATTCTGGCAAAACACGGATTTGGACAATTTATCGAGCAGCTTAACTTAAACCGGCTGATACCGTTTAGAAAGCGTTTGAAAATCCTTGCCCAAAGCGAGATAATAGAAACAACAATAGCAGAACGGCTGAGGCGGGCTTTTTCCGACCTTGGGCCATCCTTTATAAAACTTGCTCAAATACTGTCCTCACGCCCAGACCTGATAACAGAGAAATATGCCGCTGAGTTTGCAAAACTTCAGGATGAGGTGCCGCCGTTTGCGTATGCATCGGTGAGAGAGACAATAGAGAAAGACCTCCATATGCCGATTGAGGAAATCTTTGCTGAAATAGAAGAAACCCCCGTTGCGGCAGCCTCAGTTTCACAGGTACACAGGGCAGTCCTTAATGACGGCACAAAGGTGGTAGTTAAGGTACAGAGGCCGCATATCCGGCAAACTATAGAAACTGATATAAACATAATGAGATTTCTGGCCTCCCTGATGCTTAAGTACATGCCCGGAACAGATATATTTAACCCCCTGGGAATAGTTGAAGAGTTTGCAAAAACCATAAAAAGAGAACTGAATTTTATGGAGGAGGCTAAAAACGTACAACGCTTTGCAAGGAATTTTAAAGACATTGAGAACGTAAAAATCCCGATACTGTATCCTGCCTATACCTCAGAGAGAGTAATTGTGCTTGAGCGGATAGAGGGCATAAGGATAAACGATGTAAAGTCAATGGAAAAATTTGGATTTGATAAAAGTGCGATAGCAGAAAATCTTGTTAATGCCTACTTTAAGATGATTCTTGAGGACGGTTTTTTTCATGCCGACCCGCACCCTGGAAATCTTTTTATTACAGAAGACGCTGTGATTGGCATTGTTGACTTTGGTATGGTCGGATGGCTCACTCCAGATGTTATGGAAAGCATCGCTGGAATTCTTATAGCTATTGTCAACAAGGATTTTGAAAGTCTGGTAGATGAGTTTATAACCATAGGGATGGTCACAGAGGAGGTGGACATAGACAGGTTTAGGAGAGAGTTTCTAAACGATATGATGGAAATCCTTATACCTCTTTATGACACAGCGCTTGCAGAGATTAACTTTGCCGAATATCTTGACACTATAACCAAAGTTTCCCTTAAACATAAACTTAAGATTCCCTCATCACTTCTTTTGATAGATAAGTGTATGCTCATGGTCGATAGCATTGTAAGAGAAATAGACAAAGACTTTAACTTTATAACTGCCTCAGCCCCATACACTGCAATGCTTATCAGGAAAAAGTACGGACCTAAGAAGATGTATGCTAAGGTCGGGAAAAACCTCTCAGATTTGGCCGATTCCATTGTTGATACTCCAAAGAAACTGCGAGTTCTGCTCAGAAAAATGATAAATAATGAATTTAGTGTAAAATTTAATATTATAGGCATAGAGCGTCTTATACGAGATTTTGACCGTTCAACCAACCGCCTTTCTTTTAGCATTGTGACAGCCTCAATCATAATGAGCTCTGCAATATTAACCATGTCAGGGATAGGGGCTAAGATTTTTGATATGCCTGCAATTGGGACCCTTGGCTTTGTAATATCCTTTTTTCTGGGGATATGGCTTATTATTTCAATAATACGATCGGGAAGGCTCTGA
- the dprA gene encoding DNA-protecting protein DprA, producing MQGDIRHWLALSAIKNVGPGTVRKLLAHFKTPENIFKASLNELKGVEGVKSFRAESVKNFNGWDVVEVALKKIEQNGIKVFSYMDDDYPEMLKVFPDSPTLLFVKGDIVSEDRYAIAIVGTRTLSHYGQRVTEKFTGELVNMGFTIVSGMARGIDTIAHREALKCNGRTIAVLGCGIDIAYPPENLWLMQRIAESGAVVSEFLPGTRPQRENFPIRNRIISAFSLGVLVVEAGARSGALITAKFALDQGKEVFAVPGNVLSSSAQGAHSLIQSGAKLVNNANDILEELGDLIKAYIKERKPPVKRKVEKTETTDVKKLKAPKTQITTADEKPVLEESDDSKKVFSVLGFEGIHVDEIIRRTSLPAHKVLNVLLELELRGLVKQSEGMKFYIV from the coding sequence ATGCAAGGGGACATAAGGCACTGGCTGGCGCTTTCTGCGATAAAAAATGTGGGACCCGGTACAGTTCGGAAGTTGCTGGCTCATTTTAAAACTCCTGAAAACATATTTAAGGCAAGTCTCAACGAGCTTAAGGGTGTTGAGGGTGTTAAATCATTTAGAGCCGAGAGCGTTAAGAATTTCAACGGCTGGGATGTTGTTGAGGTTGCGTTAAAAAAAATAGAGCAAAATGGAATCAAAGTGTTTTCCTACATGGATGATGACTACCCTGAGATGTTGAAAGTGTTTCCGGATAGTCCTACTCTGCTATTTGTCAAAGGGGATATTGTAAGTGAGGACCGCTACGCTATAGCGATTGTGGGAACACGAACGCTCAGTCATTACGGACAGAGGGTTACGGAGAAATTTACAGGCGAGCTTGTCAATATGGGCTTTACGATAGTAAGCGGGATGGCAAGAGGGATAGACACGATAGCGCATCGTGAGGCGTTAAAGTGTAATGGGCGCACCATAGCGGTTCTGGGTTGCGGCATAGACATAGCGTATCCTCCGGAAAACTTGTGGCTGATGCAGCGGATAGCGGAAAGCGGCGCAGTGGTGTCTGAGTTTTTACCCGGCACTCGGCCCCAAAGAGAGAATTTCCCGATACGAAACAGAATCATAAGCGCCTTTTCTCTTGGAGTTCTTGTGGTAGAGGCAGGAGCAAGGAGCGGCGCTCTTATTACCGCCAAATTTGCCCTTGATCAGGGTAAAGAGGTGTTTGCTGTCCCTGGAAACGTGCTCTCATCCTCGGCTCAGGGCGCCCACAGCCTCATTCAAAGCGGAGCTAAGCTTGTCAACAACGCCAACGATATTTTAGAGGAACTCGGCGATTTAATCAAAGCCTACATCAAAGAGAGAAAGCCGCCAGTTAAACGTAAGGTGGAAAAAACAGAAACGACAGACGTTAAAAAGCTCAAAGCGCCTAAGACTCAAATTACGACTGCCGATGAAAAACCTGTCTTAGAGGAAAGTGACGATTCTAAAAAGGTATTTTCCGTGCTTGGATTTGAAGGCATTCATGTTGATGAGATAATCCGGAGGACGTCACTTCCGGCTCATAAGGTACTGAACGTTTTACTTGAGCTTGAATTAAGGGGGCTTGTTAAACAGTCTGAGGGCATGAAATTTTATATTGTGTAA
- a CDS encoding cold shock domain-containing protein has translation MEMAKGKVKWFNVSKGFGFITNEDGKDVFVHHSSIKGNGFKSLAEGEAVSFDIEKDPKGLRAINVVKL, from the coding sequence ATGGAAATGGCTAAAGGTAAAGTCAAGTGGTTTAATGTATCCAAAGGTTTTGGATTTATCACCAACGAAGATGGTAAAGATGTATTTGTTCACCACTCTTCTATTAAGGGTAACGGTTTTAAATCTCTTGCCGAAGGTGAAGCTGTTAGTTTTGACATCGAGAAAGACCCGAAGGGCCTTAGGGCAATTAACGTAGTTAAACTCTAA